CGGCGGGTCTACGACGCGGTGGTGCTCAAGGTGCTGGGCGCAACCCGCGGCCGGGTGCTGCGCGCCTTTCTGCTGGAATACGGCCTGCTCGGCCTCGTCACCGCGGCGATCGCCGCCGTTCTCGGCACGATCGTGGCATGGGCGGTGCTGACCCTGGCGATGCGTTCGCCCTGGACCCTCCTGCCCGGTACGGCGATCGGCACCGCCCTGCTCTGCCTCGGCGTCATGCTGCTGTTCGGCTTCGTCGGCACCTGGCGGGCGATGCGCCAGAAGCCGGCGGCCCTGCTGCGCAACGAATAAAGGGGGAATGACCTGCCGGATCGGGGGGAAACGGCGGGCATGTGCGGGCGAAGCCCATTGATTTTTCGCGCCCGGACGCCAAAATAGCGTTCGGGTTTCAATTTACTCAATCAAGGGACATCCGGAACCATGGATCCGCGTTACCAGGGTGGTTTTGCCAGCGGCGCCGCGACCGCTGCTGCGTTCGACGAAGGCCTGCGGGCATACATGCTCAAGGTCTACAACTATATGGTCGTCGGCCTCGTGTTGACCGGCGCCGTGGCCTTCGCCGTGATCAACGTCCCGGCGATCTCCAGTCTGTTCTTCGCCACGGTCCAGACGAACTACGGCCTCGCGACCCAGCTGACGATCCTCGGCTGGATCGCACTGTTCGCGCCGCTGCTGTTCGTCTGGGTGTTCGCCTCGCGGCTGCACAGTATGGACCCGAACACGGCGCAGACGCTGTTCTGGGTCTATGCCGGCCTGATGGGGCTGGCGCTGGCGCCCATCGTGGCCGTCTACACGACGATGAGCATCGCCAAGGTCTTCTTCATGACCGCCGCCACCTTCGGCGCCATGAGCCTCTACGGCTACACGACCAAGCGCGACCTGACGCGATGGGGCTCCTTCCTGATGATGGGCCTGATCGGCATCATCATCGCGATGGTGGTCAACATCTTCCTGGCGAGCCCGGCGCTGCATTTCGCCATTTCGGTGATCGGCGTGCTGGTCTTCGTCGGCCTGACCGCCTACGACACCCAGCGCATCAAGTCGATGTACGCCGCGGCCGACGGCACCGCCGTGATGACCCGCAAGGCGATCATGGGCGCGCTGCAGCTCTATCTCGACTTCGTCAACCTGTTCCTGATGCTGCTGATGCTGTTCGGCAACCGCGAATAGCCCGGCGGCATCGCTGACGCACAAGACGGCCCGGCCCCAGCGCCGGGCCGTTTTCTTTCGATCTTCCCGAGGTGTCGCGCCCGGAATTTTATGCTGCTCCCGGATTGGTAGGATGAAGGTTGACACCGTGACCGGAAAACCGCGCTCCAGATTTCCCCTGCAACTGCCCGTGTCGCTCAAGGACACGGCGATGCGCCTCGCCCGGCAGGACGGCGTCTCTCTCAATCAGTGGATCGTCTCGGCGGTTGCTCAAAAAATCGGGGCGGTCGAGACGGCAGAGGACTTTCTTAGGGGAATTATATACGAAAGTGCCATTTTCTGCTTGAATCCTCTCCCGAAAATGACTATATCAGAGTGCCAAGAGAGAGGATAGACGATGGCCCACACAGCACCTGGAAAGAGCGACCGCGAAGGCATCAGCCTGGTCAAGCTCATGCGGATGTTCCCGAATGACGACGCGGCCCGCAAGTGGTTCGAGTCGCTCATCTGGCCGCAGGGCCCGTACTGCCCCAAGTGCGGGAGCTTCAACGTGCAGTCCGGTATCAAGCACAAGACCATGACGCATCGCTGCCGGGACTGCGAGGGCAAGCCGCGGTTCAGCCTGAAAACCGGAAACATCATGGAAGGCTCGAAACTCGGCTATCAGACTTGGGCCATCGCCATCTATCTGGCCATGGTGAACCTGAAAGGCGTTTCGTCCATGAAGCTGCACCGGGATCTGGAAATCACGCAGAAATCAGCGTGGTTCCTGTCCCATCGGCTGCGCAAGGCCATGGAAAGCGGCAAGCCGCTGTTCGCCGGGCCGACCGAGGCGGATGAATTCTATGCCGGCGGCAAGGAAGGCAACAAGCACGCCGCCAAGAAGCTGAACGCGGGCCGCGGCACTGTCGGCAAGGTTCCGGTCGCCGGGCTGCGGGACCGGGCCACGGGCAAGGTCAAGGCGCAGGTCGTTCCCGACACCCGCCGGGAGACGCTGCACCGCTTCGTGACCGAGCACACGGCGGAAGGCTCGACCGTCTACACGGATGAGGCGATCGCCTATCGCGGGCTGCCGAACCGGACGCATGAAACCGTCCGCCACAGCGCCGGGGAATACGTCAAGGGCATGGCGAGCACGAATGGGCTGGAGTCCTTCTGGGCCACGATCAGCCGCAGCCATGACGGCGTGTT
This window of the Rhodospirillaceae bacterium genome carries:
- a CDS encoding Bax inhibitor-1/YccA family protein codes for the protein MDPRYQGGFASGAATAAAFDEGLRAYMLKVYNYMVVGLVLTGAVAFAVINVPAISSLFFATVQTNYGLATQLTILGWIALFAPLLFVWVFASRLHSMDPNTAQTLFWVYAGLMGLALAPIVAVYTTMSIAKVFFMTAATFGAMSLYGYTTKRDLTRWGSFLMMGLIGIIIAMVVNIFLASPALHFAISVIGVLVFVGLTAYDTQRIKSMYAAADGTAVMTRKAIMGALQLYLDFVNLFLMLLMLFGNRE
- a CDS encoding IS1595 family transposase, yielding MAHTAPGKSDREGISLVKLMRMFPNDDAARKWFESLIWPQGPYCPKCGSFNVQSGIKHKTMTHRCRDCEGKPRFSLKTGNIMEGSKLGYQTWAIAIYLAMVNLKGVSSMKLHRDLEITQKSAWFLSHRLRKAMESGKPLFAGPTEADEFYAGGKEGNKHAAKKLNAGRGTVGKVPVAGLRDRATGKVKAQVVPDTRRETLHRFVTEHTAEGSTVYTDEAIAYRGLPNRTHETVRHSAGEYVKGMASTNGLESFWATISRSHDGVFHHFSPKHLPRYVGEFATRHNLRDLDTIDMMSAIAAGGVGKRLRYRELIA